Proteins encoded in a region of the Raphanus sativus cultivar WK10039 chromosome 8, ASM80110v3, whole genome shotgun sequence genome:
- the LOC108818667 gene encoding uncharacterized protein LOC108818667 isoform X1 — protein sequence MYSRLIRRNQRLSCFVLKQDRCLAKPPTRDFTGSPSYRFANTLTNHFTRKCFPIASANSLSLSQYSQLRRRFSSEGDGRNATGGEENLSKEKTGKEKSVLGGGVNRFDSHAQLGKQDQIDWLNNEKLASESKKESPFLNKRERLKNEFSRRIQPWETIQLSFESFPYYLHEHSKDTLVECVSSHMKQRNVASTYGARLDSSSGRILLQSVPGTELYRERLVRALARDSQVPLLILDSSVLAPYDFADDYSEESESDDETVESDDETAESEAEEDTDANNDEASSSEAKVDGSDDEERYLEISKEVLKKLGADIEDIEKRMSGQLLGSSEVPKPIAVDHSDKAKRPLKKGDQVRYVGSAKKDEAKRRVVLGKISTSDGQKSAFTVIPGRPLSRGQRGEVYEVSGNRVAVIFDSGDNKSSEGNEEKPGEQPQTPPIHWVDAKELKHDMDMQAVDGYIAMEALNEVLASNQPLIVYFPDFSQWLSRAVPKTRRKEFVDKVQEMFDKLSGPIVMICGQNKIETGSKEREKFTMVLPNFSQFAKLPLPLKRLTEGLTGNKRSEENEIYKLFTNVMRLHPPKEEDALGLFKKQLGEDRRIVISRSNINELLKVLEEHELLCTDLFQVNTDGVVLTKQKAEKVIGWARNNYLASCPEPLVKGGRLSLPRESLEISIARLRKVEDNSLQPSQNLKDIAKDEYERNFVSAVVAPGEIGVKFEDIGALENVKKALNELVILPMRRPELFSRGNLLRPCKGILLFGPPGTGKTLLAKALATEAGANFISITGSTLTSKWFGDAEKLTKALFSYATKLAPVIIFVDEIDSLLGARGGSSEHEATRRMRNEFMAAWDGLRSKDSHRILILGATNRPFDLDDAVIRRLPRRIYVDLPDAENRLKILKIFLTPENLELGFQFEKLAKETEGYSGSDLKNLCIAAAYRPVQELLQEEQKGEGTDASPCLRPLSLDDFIQSKAKVSPSVAYDATTMNELRKWNEQYGEGGSRTKSPFGF from the exons ATGTATTCAAGGTTAATTAGAAGGAACCAGAGACTAAGTTGTTTTGTATTGAAGCAAGACAGATGCTTAGCTAAGCCACCGACTCGTGACTTCACCGGTTCGCCATCTTACAGATTTGCAAATACACTAACGAATCATTTCACAAGAAAGTGTTTCCCTATTGCCTCTGCAAACTCTTTGAGTCTCTCTCAATACAGCCAGTTGCGTCGTCGGTTTAGCTCTGAAGGCGATGGAAGGAATGCTACTGGTGGTGAGGAGAACCTGAGTAAAGAAAAGACTGGGAAAGAGAAGAGCGTTCTTGGAGGAGGAGTTAACCGTTTTGATTCTCACGCTCAGCTTGGAAAACAGGACCAGATAGATTGGCTCAACAACGAGAAGCTTGCGAGTGAGAGCAAAAAAGAATCACCTTTCCTTAATAAACGAGAGAGGTTGAAGAATGAGTTCTCGCGGAGGATTCAACCTTGGGAAACTATACAGCTCTCCTTTGAGTCCTTTCCTTACTACCTCCA CGAGCATTCAAAAGATACTCTAGTAGAGTGTGTTAGCTCACATATGAAACAAAGGAACGTGGCGTCCACGTATGGTGCTCGTTTAGATTCTTCAAGTGGGAGAATATTGCTCCAGAGTGTTCCAG GTACTGAGCTGTACCGTGAGAGGTTGGTAAGAGCACTTGCTCGAGATTCACAAGTTCCTCTGTTGATTCTTGACAGTAGCGTTCTTGCTCCTTAC GACTTTGCTGATGACTACAGTGAAGAGTCTGAATCAGATGATGAAACTGTAGAATCAGATGATGAGACTGCAGAGTCAGAAGCTGAGGAAGATACCGATGCAAACAATGACGAGGCTAGCAGTAGCGAGGCGAAAGTAGATGGAAGTGACGATGAAGAAAGATATCTAGAGATTTCTAAAGAAGTCCTCAAGAAACTTGGAGCTGACATAGAGGATATTGAGAAG AGAATGTCTGGACAATTGCTTGGCTCTTCTGAGGTGCCAAAACCTATAGCTGTTGACCATAGTGATAAAGCCAAGCGGCCTCTTAAGAAAG GAGATCAAGTTAGGTATGTTGGGTCGGCTAAGAAGGACGAAGCAAAGCGTAG GGTCGTATTGGGGAAGATTTCTACATCTGATGGTCAAAAAAGTGCTTTTACCGTTATTCCTGGCAG GCCGTTGTCCAGGGGACAACGTGGAGAGGTATACGAAGTGAGTGGGAACCGTGTAGCAGTAATATTTGATTCTGGCGACAATAAATCATCAGAGGGAAATGAGGAAAAGCCAGGAGAGCAGCCCCAAACGCCACCTATCCACTGGGTTGATG CTAAAGAGCTCAAACACGACATGGATATGCAAGCAGTAGATGGCTACATTGCTATGGAGGCCTTAAATGAG GTTTTGGCATCCAACCAACCACTTATAGTCTATTTCCCAGACTTCTCGCAGTGGTTGTCTAGAGCTGTGCCTAAAACAAGACGAAAGGAATTTGTAGACAAAGTTCAAGAAATGTTTGATAAATTATCTGGTCCGATTGTTATGATATGTGGGCAGAACAAGATAGAAACCGgctcaaaagaaagagagaaattT aCGATGGTGCTCCCAAACTTTAGCCAGTTTGCGAAATTG CCTCTTCCCTTGAAGCGTCTAACAGAGGGATTAACAGGAAATAAACGATCAGAGGAGAATGAAATATACAAGCTTTTCACTAATGTTATGCGCCTACATCCTCCAAAG GAAGAAGATGCCCTTGGACTGTTCAAGAAACAACTTGGAGAAGATAGGAGAATTGTGATATCTCGGAGCAATATAAATGAGTTACTTAAG GTACTTGAAGAGCATGAGTTATTATGCACAGACTTATTCCAAGTGAACACTGATGGCGTAGTATTGACAAAGCAAA aaGCAGAGAAAGTTATTGGCTGGGCCAGAAATAACTATCTAGCCTCTTGTCCAGAACCATTAGTTAAAGGAGGCCGCTTGTCTCTACCTCGAGAAAG CCTTGAGATTTCAATTGCGAGGTTAAGAAAAGTAGAAGATAACTCCCTACAGCCCTCACAAAATTTGAAG GATATCGCAAAGGATGAGTATGAAAGAAACTTTGTCTCGGCTGTGGTTGCTCCTGGAGAAATAGGCGTCAAGTTTGAAGACATTGGTGCTCTTGAAAACGTGAAAAAGGCATTAAATGAGTTGGTTATTCTTCCCATGAGGAGGCCAGAGCTTTTCTCCCGTGGCAATCTCTTGCGG CCCTGTAAAGGAATATTGCTTTTTGGTCCTCCTGGAACGGGTAAGACCCTCCTTGCCAAGGCTCTTGCAACAGAAGCTGGAGCAAACTTCATTAGCATAACTGGCTCAACTCTTACATCAAAG TGGTTCGGAGATGCAGAGAAGCTCACTAAAGCTTTATTTTCCTATGCCACCAAGCTAGCACCTGTTATTATTTTTGTCGATGAG ATTGACAGCCTGTTAGGTGCTCGTGGTGGCTCTTCCGAGCACGAAGCTACCAGAAGAATGAGAAATGAGTTCATGGCAGCTTGGGACGGGCTTAGGTCGAAAGATAGCCATAGAATCCTCATTCTCGGTGCCACCAACCGTCCGTTTGATCTTGATGATGCTGTCATTCGCCGTCTACCAAGAAG GATATATGTGGACTTGCCAGATGCGGAGAACCGGTTAAAGATACTGAAAATATTTCTCACTCCGGAAAATCTTGAGCTGGGTTTCCAATTCGAGAAACTTGCAAAGGAAACTGAAGGTTACTCTGGTAGTGATTTAAAG AATCTGTGCATTGCTGCTGCTTACAGACCTGTTCAAGAACTATTACAGGAAGAACAAAAG GGTGAAGGAACAGATGCGTCCCCTTGTCTACGGCCGCTGAGTTTGGATGACTTCATTCAGTCTAAAGCTAAG GTGAGCCCGTCAGTGGCGTACGACGCGACGACGATGAATGAGCTGAGAAAATGGAACGAGCAATATGGTGAAGGAGGAAGCAGGACTAAGTCTCCTTTTGGCTTCTGA
- the LOC108818667 gene encoding uncharacterized protein LOC108818667 isoform X2, which yields MYSRLIRRNQRLSCFVLKQDRCLAKPPTRDFTGSPSYRFANTLTNHFTRKCFPIASANSLSLSQYSQLRRRFSSEGDGRNATGGEENLSKEKTGKEKSVLGGGVNRFDSHAQLGKQDQIDWLNNEKLASESKKESPFLNKRERLKNEFSRRIQPWETIQLSFESFPYYLHEHSKDTLVECVSSHMKQRNVASTYGARLDSSSGRILLQSVPGTELYRERLVRALARDSQVPLLILDSSVLAPYDFADDYSEESESDDETVESDDETAESEAEEDTDANNDEASSSEAKVDGSDDEERYLEISKEVLKKLGADIEDIEKRMSGQLLGSSEVPKPIAVDHSDKAKRPLKKGDQVRYVGSAKKDEAKRRPLSRGQRGEVYEVSGNRVAVIFDSGDNKSSEGNEEKPGEQPQTPPIHWVDAKELKHDMDMQAVDGYIAMEALNEVLASNQPLIVYFPDFSQWLSRAVPKTRRKEFVDKVQEMFDKLSGPIVMICGQNKIETGSKEREKFTMVLPNFSQFAKLPLPLKRLTEGLTGNKRSEENEIYKLFTNVMRLHPPKEEDALGLFKKQLGEDRRIVISRSNINELLKVLEEHELLCTDLFQVNTDGVVLTKQKAEKVIGWARNNYLASCPEPLVKGGRLSLPRESLEISIARLRKVEDNSLQPSQNLKDIAKDEYERNFVSAVVAPGEIGVKFEDIGALENVKKALNELVILPMRRPELFSRGNLLRPCKGILLFGPPGTGKTLLAKALATEAGANFISITGSTLTSKWFGDAEKLTKALFSYATKLAPVIIFVDEIDSLLGARGGSSEHEATRRMRNEFMAAWDGLRSKDSHRILILGATNRPFDLDDAVIRRLPRRIYVDLPDAENRLKILKIFLTPENLELGFQFEKLAKETEGYSGSDLKNLCIAAAYRPVQELLQEEQKGEGTDASPCLRPLSLDDFIQSKAKVSPSVAYDATTMNELRKWNEQYGEGGSRTKSPFGF from the exons ATGTATTCAAGGTTAATTAGAAGGAACCAGAGACTAAGTTGTTTTGTATTGAAGCAAGACAGATGCTTAGCTAAGCCACCGACTCGTGACTTCACCGGTTCGCCATCTTACAGATTTGCAAATACACTAACGAATCATTTCACAAGAAAGTGTTTCCCTATTGCCTCTGCAAACTCTTTGAGTCTCTCTCAATACAGCCAGTTGCGTCGTCGGTTTAGCTCTGAAGGCGATGGAAGGAATGCTACTGGTGGTGAGGAGAACCTGAGTAAAGAAAAGACTGGGAAAGAGAAGAGCGTTCTTGGAGGAGGAGTTAACCGTTTTGATTCTCACGCTCAGCTTGGAAAACAGGACCAGATAGATTGGCTCAACAACGAGAAGCTTGCGAGTGAGAGCAAAAAAGAATCACCTTTCCTTAATAAACGAGAGAGGTTGAAGAATGAGTTCTCGCGGAGGATTCAACCTTGGGAAACTATACAGCTCTCCTTTGAGTCCTTTCCTTACTACCTCCA CGAGCATTCAAAAGATACTCTAGTAGAGTGTGTTAGCTCACATATGAAACAAAGGAACGTGGCGTCCACGTATGGTGCTCGTTTAGATTCTTCAAGTGGGAGAATATTGCTCCAGAGTGTTCCAG GTACTGAGCTGTACCGTGAGAGGTTGGTAAGAGCACTTGCTCGAGATTCACAAGTTCCTCTGTTGATTCTTGACAGTAGCGTTCTTGCTCCTTAC GACTTTGCTGATGACTACAGTGAAGAGTCTGAATCAGATGATGAAACTGTAGAATCAGATGATGAGACTGCAGAGTCAGAAGCTGAGGAAGATACCGATGCAAACAATGACGAGGCTAGCAGTAGCGAGGCGAAAGTAGATGGAAGTGACGATGAAGAAAGATATCTAGAGATTTCTAAAGAAGTCCTCAAGAAACTTGGAGCTGACATAGAGGATATTGAGAAG AGAATGTCTGGACAATTGCTTGGCTCTTCTGAGGTGCCAAAACCTATAGCTGTTGACCATAGTGATAAAGCCAAGCGGCCTCTTAAGAAAG GAGATCAAGTTAGGTATGTTGGGTCGGCTAAGAAGGACGAAGCAAAGCGTAG GCCGTTGTCCAGGGGACAACGTGGAGAGGTATACGAAGTGAGTGGGAACCGTGTAGCAGTAATATTTGATTCTGGCGACAATAAATCATCAGAGGGAAATGAGGAAAAGCCAGGAGAGCAGCCCCAAACGCCACCTATCCACTGGGTTGATG CTAAAGAGCTCAAACACGACATGGATATGCAAGCAGTAGATGGCTACATTGCTATGGAGGCCTTAAATGAG GTTTTGGCATCCAACCAACCACTTATAGTCTATTTCCCAGACTTCTCGCAGTGGTTGTCTAGAGCTGTGCCTAAAACAAGACGAAAGGAATTTGTAGACAAAGTTCAAGAAATGTTTGATAAATTATCTGGTCCGATTGTTATGATATGTGGGCAGAACAAGATAGAAACCGgctcaaaagaaagagagaaattT aCGATGGTGCTCCCAAACTTTAGCCAGTTTGCGAAATTG CCTCTTCCCTTGAAGCGTCTAACAGAGGGATTAACAGGAAATAAACGATCAGAGGAGAATGAAATATACAAGCTTTTCACTAATGTTATGCGCCTACATCCTCCAAAG GAAGAAGATGCCCTTGGACTGTTCAAGAAACAACTTGGAGAAGATAGGAGAATTGTGATATCTCGGAGCAATATAAATGAGTTACTTAAG GTACTTGAAGAGCATGAGTTATTATGCACAGACTTATTCCAAGTGAACACTGATGGCGTAGTATTGACAAAGCAAA aaGCAGAGAAAGTTATTGGCTGGGCCAGAAATAACTATCTAGCCTCTTGTCCAGAACCATTAGTTAAAGGAGGCCGCTTGTCTCTACCTCGAGAAAG CCTTGAGATTTCAATTGCGAGGTTAAGAAAAGTAGAAGATAACTCCCTACAGCCCTCACAAAATTTGAAG GATATCGCAAAGGATGAGTATGAAAGAAACTTTGTCTCGGCTGTGGTTGCTCCTGGAGAAATAGGCGTCAAGTTTGAAGACATTGGTGCTCTTGAAAACGTGAAAAAGGCATTAAATGAGTTGGTTATTCTTCCCATGAGGAGGCCAGAGCTTTTCTCCCGTGGCAATCTCTTGCGG CCCTGTAAAGGAATATTGCTTTTTGGTCCTCCTGGAACGGGTAAGACCCTCCTTGCCAAGGCTCTTGCAACAGAAGCTGGAGCAAACTTCATTAGCATAACTGGCTCAACTCTTACATCAAAG TGGTTCGGAGATGCAGAGAAGCTCACTAAAGCTTTATTTTCCTATGCCACCAAGCTAGCACCTGTTATTATTTTTGTCGATGAG ATTGACAGCCTGTTAGGTGCTCGTGGTGGCTCTTCCGAGCACGAAGCTACCAGAAGAATGAGAAATGAGTTCATGGCAGCTTGGGACGGGCTTAGGTCGAAAGATAGCCATAGAATCCTCATTCTCGGTGCCACCAACCGTCCGTTTGATCTTGATGATGCTGTCATTCGCCGTCTACCAAGAAG GATATATGTGGACTTGCCAGATGCGGAGAACCGGTTAAAGATACTGAAAATATTTCTCACTCCGGAAAATCTTGAGCTGGGTTTCCAATTCGAGAAACTTGCAAAGGAAACTGAAGGTTACTCTGGTAGTGATTTAAAG AATCTGTGCATTGCTGCTGCTTACAGACCTGTTCAAGAACTATTACAGGAAGAACAAAAG GGTGAAGGAACAGATGCGTCCCCTTGTCTACGGCCGCTGAGTTTGGATGACTTCATTCAGTCTAAAGCTAAG GTGAGCCCGTCAGTGGCGTACGACGCGACGACGATGAATGAGCTGAGAAAATGGAACGAGCAATATGGTGAAGGAGGAAGCAGGACTAAGTCTCCTTTTGGCTTCTGA
- the LOC130499126 gene encoding protein DOWN-REGULATED IN DIF1 11-like — MAKILLIIMLVSIVIFFTSRPTYSQEIDYSQQEPEIVNISPPTDASDNSPVVKYERALMQHYSHKRLKFLHVCVDKMNSHCGDIIFKSMLDEKNKIILTNECCLHLLNIGKKCHLGLAQIFLSIYEYKDIATIAIPKNKHRWNDCVRRVGNRAGTEVSLEE, encoded by the coding sequence ATGGCAAAGATCCTTCTCATAATAATGCTTGTATctatagttatatttttcaCGTCTCGTCCAACTTACTCCCAAGAAATTGATTATTCCCAACAAGAACCAGAAATTGTCAACATATCACCTCCTACCGATGCTTCCGACAATTCACCAGTTGTTAAATATGAGAGGGCGCTTATGCAGCATTACTCGCACAAAAGGCTCAAATTTCTTCATGTTTGTGTTGATAAGATGAACTCGCATTGTGGagatataattttcaaaagcatGTTGGATGAGAAGAATAAGATAATATTGACGAATGAATGTTGTCTTCATCTATTAAATATTGGAAAAAAATGTCATCTAGGTCTAGCTCAGATATTTCTATCAATTTACGAGTATAAAGATATTGCAACAATAGCTATTCCGAAAAACAAACACAGATGGAACGACTGTGTTCGTAGAGTTGGTAACCGAGCTGGTACCgaggtctctttggaggaataa